In Dioscorea cayenensis subsp. rotundata cultivar TDr96_F1 chromosome 11, TDr96_F1_v2_PseudoChromosome.rev07_lg8_w22 25.fasta, whole genome shotgun sequence, a single genomic region encodes these proteins:
- the LOC120271514 gene encoding protein FAR-RED ELONGATED HYPOCOTYL 3-like codes for MNRQRWAPVYVKGVFWAGMSTTQRSESINAFFDGYVGPRTSLKQFMEQYDNALKSKIEKENKADFASFNTSFPMLTDCHFEKQLQETYTNEIFKLFQDELRGMLYCNLAFTNSDGQTCTFQVTDIFRGKDGIFRRQVAFNISYNEIEFDIKCSCHLFEFRGILCRHICKVLIEKNVKEIPSQYILPRWRKDTKRRHTYVRNCYDDAQTNEQKARYSKLCSHFSKAAEIAIESNEKYHFLMKSVDVAIDKLMDDTNYWESHSVQVNSNSHVDVVTIPIDSFNSQNHSLDASSQGIALLTCWLNGNQIVLPVLFGLCLA; via the exons ATGAATCGTCAACGATGGGCTCCGGTGTATGTTAAAGGAGTTTTTTGGGCTGGAATGTCTACAACCCAAAGAAGTGAAAGTATAAATGctttttttgatggttatgttggtcCAAGAACATCTCTCAAACAATTTAtggagcaatatgataatgcattAAAAAGTAAGATCGAGAAAGAAAACAAGGCTGATTTTGCTTCATTCAATACAAGCTTTCCGATGTTAACTGATTGtcattttgagaagcaactacaagaaacCTACaccaatgaaatttttaagttgTTCCAAGATGAGTTACGGGGAATGTTATATTGCAATCTCGCATTTACCAATTCAGATGGGCAAACATGCACATTTCAAGTGACTGACATTTTTAGAGGGAAAGATGGCATATTTAGAAGGCAAGTGGCATTTAACATTTCTTACAACGAGattgaatttgatattaaatGTTCATGTCATCTATTTGAATTTAGAGGAATTTTGTGTAGACATATATGCAAAGTTCTTATTGAAAAGAATGtgaaagagattccatctcaatatattttaccccggtggagaaaagataCTAAACGGAGGCATACTTATGTGAGGAATTGTTATGATGATGCACAAACCAATGAACAAAAAGCACGTTACAGCAAATtatgttctcatttttctaaagcTGCTGAAATTGCCATAGAATCCaatgaaaaatatcatttcttGATGAAATCTGTGGACGTCGCAATAGACAAGCTTATGGATGATACAAACTATTGGGAGAGCCATTCAGTTCAA GTGAATTCGAATTCTCATGTAGATGTAGTGACTATACCTATTGATAGTTTCAATTCACAAAATCATAGCCTTGATGCTTCTTCACAg GGCATTGCTTTGCTAACATGCTGGTTAAATGGAAATCAAATTGTGCTGCCAGTTTTGTTTGGCCTATGTTTAGCATAA